Within Bradymonas sediminis, the genomic segment TCCAGGCGCGGGGCCCGGTTTAGGATCTCCTGCAGGCGCACGCCCGCGTGGTCATCGGGCGCCTCGCACTCGCTTAAGATCACATAACTCTGCGACTCGCCGGACTCCAAAAAGCTATTCGGGGTGTCGGCCGGCTCGCAGCTCCCCAGCGCCACGCCTGCCTGGTCGACCACCTGGGCGCGCACCCGGTGGCACCCCGGCGTGACCTGCCAGGTGATGTCCCCGAATCGGTGCGCCGCTTCGGGGCGCAGCTTGAAGTCAGAATACGCGCGAAACCGGCGAATCGAGTCCGCCCACAGCGGGATCGTGACGCTCTGGATCGGCCCGCGCGACGCGCATTCAAATAGCTCAAAGCGCATCGCCGCCCCGCGCTTGACGCCCACCCCGTAGAAGGGCGCGCCCCCAAGCACCTGCAGGGTCGCGCGCTGCGGCTCGCCTATCGACCGAAGCCAGTGGTGGCTGCCCATCCCGCCGCTCAGGAGCAGAGCCAATGCAGCCAGCAGCAGCGCGAGTCCATAGAGTACGGTTTTGTTGAGCATTGACCCCTCCGCGGAGCTTCTTTCAGATTGGTTTCCACGCCGGCGCTACCCTTACAAAAAGCGCCGCCGCGTCGTGGAGGCGTCACCGCGGCGCATCCGTGCGGGTGAATTTCTCCTGAAAATTAGTGCCTGATTAGAAGATGCACGCGCTCGCGCGTCCGAGAAGGGGCGGGGCGAAATATTTTTCCGGCGCCCACTGGTCCCAAAGGCCCCGAAAAAATCGGTCATTCGCCTGCTTCTGCGGTTGACCTTGGGGGCTCGGAAGTGTGATCTATTTCGAGATTTATCCGGGCGCGTAGCGAATCGATCCGTTTGCGCTCGCGCGCGCGATAGAAATTGTGCGCACCGACCAGCCCCACCGGCTGATTCGGGCCAGGTCGAGAACCGTTGGAAGGGTGATGCCAGAAGAGACACAACAACTCGGGCGATACGAGCTCATCAAGCGCATCGCTGTGGGCGGGATGGGGGTGATCTACCTGGCCAAATCCCGCGGGGCGGGGGGCTTTGAGAAGACGGTTATTATCAAGAAGATCCTCGAGCACCTGGCCGATGAGCCCGAGTTTATCACCAAATTTCTCGACGAGGGGCGCACCGTTGTGCACCTCACCCACGGCAATATCGTGCCCGTCTTCGATATGGGCTCGCAGGGCGGTGAGTATTTTATCGCCATGGAATACCTGCCCGGGCGCGACCTGCGCGACGTGCTTAAGCGCCTGCGCGATAGCGGGGAGCTGATGCCGATGTCGCTGGCGGTGTTCATCGCCATCGAGGCATGCAAGGGCCTGGACTACGCGCATCGTTGCACCGGCGAGGACGGCCAGCCCCTGGGGATTGTGCACCGGGATGTCAGCCCGTCGAATATCCTGATTTCGCGCGACGGTGAGGTCAAGATCATCGACTTCGGCATCGCCCGGGCGACCGGCCGGGTGGCCAAGACCATGACCGGGCGGATTCAGGGGAAGGTCTGCTATATGAGCCCGGAGCAGGCCACCGGCAAGTCGGTCGACAGCCGCAGCGACATCTTCTCGATGGGCGTGGTGCTCTACGAGATGCTCACCGGGGTGCGGGTATTTCAGGGCGATAGCGACCTGCAGAGCCTGGACTATGTGCGCCAATGCGAGGTCGCGCCGCCGAGCAGCATCAACCCGGAGATTCCGCCCGAGCTGGACGCCATCGTGCTGCGCGCGCTGGTCGCCGACCGCCAGGCGCGCTACCAGAGCATCGAGAAGTTGCACGTGGCGCTGCTGGAGTGGCTCTACGGGCGCGGGCGCGCGGTCACCAGCCAGCAATTGGCCGAGTTCGCCGGCGAGCTGTTTCCCGAGGGGTTTGAGCGCAGCGAATTGCGCCGCGCGCGTGACCCGTCGAGCCTTGGCTCCTCGGAGGTTGAGCCCGCCCGGCTTAACCTCGACGACGCCCTCAACGCCGAATTCGCGAAGTTGGGCGCGCTCGATACCCTCGAGCAGCACAGCCAGTGCACCGCCTCGGCCCAGATCGACCCGCTGAGCCTGACCGCTGATAAGACCGGCGAGCAGACGCCCGCCCCGCCCGCGCCGACCGCGGACCCGCAGCGCGACGCGCTCGATGATGCGCCTGAGATTGCTGATGAATCCGACGAGCAGGAATCCGGCGACGCGCCCTCGGCGTCGCATCTGCTCGTGGACCCCGCGCCCGCGCCAAATGGCGAGCGCGGCTTTAAGCGCTGGATGTTTGTCGCCCTGCTTGTGGGGAGCGTGGTCGGCGTGGCGGGGCTCTATTTCTTTTTGCTCAATGACCAGGGGACGGTCGAAATTCGCACCGAGCCGCCCGGCGCGAGCATCCGGGTCGACGGGGTGAAGGTGTCGGGGGCGACCACGCCGCATACCCTGGAGCTGCAGGCCGGTGAGCATATCATCGACCTTCGAAAAGATGGTTTTGTTGAGCAAAATTTGTCGCTGAAGGTGGGCGCGGGAGAACGCCTCGTGTTGGACGGCGACACCATCGTGTTGCGCCCGCTGGTGGCGGGACCCGGAGGCGTGCGGCAGGCGTGGATCACCGCGACCCCGGATGACGCCACGATCACGATCGATAACGGGGCGCGCGTGGAGCGCGGGCAGGCGAAGATCAAGGTCGCGCCCGACGCGCAGGTGCTGGTTTCGGTGAGCCATCCGGGGTGTGAGACCCGCAATGAGGTGGTTACCTATGAGCGGGCCAGCCGGGCGCTGCCGGTCGAGTTGGAGTGCGACGCTCCCGACGCGGGCCAGGCCCCGGCCGATGCTGCTTCGCGCGCCGCGCGCCCCGACGCACCGGGGCAGGGCGGCGCGAATACCGTCGTAGACAAGCCGACTTCGTCGCCCGAAAGAACCGGCGCGACCTTCACTACGCTTCGCTTTCTTAGCGAGCCCCCGGGCGCCAAATTCAAGCTCGACGGCGAGCCGGTTGAAGGCGCCGTTCGGCTGAAAGTGGGGCGCGACCTTCGGCTCGAGGCAGCGCTCGCCGGGTATAAGCCCGCGCAGAAGACCCTGCGCGTCAGCCGCGCCATGGGGGGGACCTATCGAGTGAAGTTGGAGAAGGCGCCGGCCGGCTGCGTGTTGATCCGGCCGCGCGCCGGCCAGCAGGTCGAAGTCGTCATCGACGGCGACTCGGTGGGGCGCACCGCCGGCGCACGTTTTGACGTGCCCGCCGGCGCCCATAAGGTGGAGCTTGTGTGGGGCGACAAATCCCGCAGCGTCTATGATATAACGGTGTCGCCCGGCGATGCCTGCACCGGCCCTCTCGGGTTTGAGCCCGCGCCAACCCCATAAGCACCGCCACGAGATTTGCCAGCGAAATCAGCCCTTGGATGCCTCGATGGTTTAAGGTCCGGGGCTTTTGCGCTAAGGCATTGTTTTTCCCCCTGAGTTCTTGAGGAAATCAGTCAATGAGCGACACGACCAGAACCGTTTTTTTAGATAGTGGCGAGCAATTACTCGAGCTGCAAAAATACCAGCTGCGCGTGGTGGGCGGCGAGGGCGAGCACGCCCAGGCCCATGTCTTTGAGGCGCGAAAGGTTCAGATCGGCAGCTCCCCCGAGAATGACCTGGTGCTCGATGACCCGGCGGTGAGCCGCTTTCACGCGGTGATCGAGGTCGATGAGCGCGGGTATTTGCTGCGCGATACCGGCTCGAAGAACGGCACCTTCGTGGGCAAGCTGGGGGTGCGCGAGATCTATCTGAGCGACGGTTGTGTGTTCCGGGTCGGAAATACCGAGGTCAACTTCACGATCACCGAGGTCCCGGCCGAGGTTCATTTCTCCAATAAAACGCACTTTGGCAAGATGCTCGGCGGCAGCCTGGTGATGCGCGAGATGTTCTCGATGCTCGAGCGGGTCGCGCCCACCGACGCCACGGTGTTGATCGAAGGCGAGTCGGGGACCGGCAAGGAGTTGGTCGCCGAGGCGCTGCACGCGCATAGCGCGCGAAAAGACGGGCCG encodes:
- a CDS encoding serine/threonine-protein kinase; its protein translation is MPEETQQLGRYELIKRIAVGGMGVIYLAKSRGAGGFEKTVIIKKILEHLADEPEFITKFLDEGRTVVHLTHGNIVPVFDMGSQGGEYFIAMEYLPGRDLRDVLKRLRDSGELMPMSLAVFIAIEACKGLDYAHRCTGEDGQPLGIVHRDVSPSNILISRDGEVKIIDFGIARATGRVAKTMTGRIQGKVCYMSPEQATGKSVDSRSDIFSMGVVLYEMLTGVRVFQGDSDLQSLDYVRQCEVAPPSSINPEIPPELDAIVLRALVADRQARYQSIEKLHVALLEWLYGRGRAVTSQQLAEFAGELFPEGFERSELRRARDPSSLGSSEVEPARLNLDDALNAEFAKLGALDTLEQHSQCTASAQIDPLSLTADKTGEQTPAPPAPTADPQRDALDDAPEIADESDEQESGDAPSASHLLVDPAPAPNGERGFKRWMFVALLVGSVVGVAGLYFFLLNDQGTVEIRTEPPGASIRVDGVKVSGATTPHTLELQAGEHIIDLRKDGFVEQNLSLKVGAGERLVLDGDTIVLRPLVAGPGGVRQAWITATPDDATITIDNGARVERGQAKIKVAPDAQVLVSVSHPGCETRNEVVTYERASRALPVELECDAPDAGQAPADAASRAARPDAPGQGGANTVVDKPTSSPERTGATFTTLRFLSEPPGAKFKLDGEPVEGAVRLKVGRDLRLEAALAGYKPAQKTLRVSRAMGGTYRVKLEKAPAGCVLIRPRAGQQVEVVIDGDSVGRTAGARFDVPAGAHKVELVWGDKSRSVYDITVSPGDACTGPLGFEPAPTP